The following coding sequences lie in one Helicoverpa armigera isolate CAAS_96S chromosome 8, ASM3070526v1, whole genome shotgun sequence genomic window:
- the LOC135117218 gene encoding uncharacterized protein LOC135117218, producing MYIANRLGEIDELTRIHEWRYVPTKLNIADIATRENYDCSVLQDEWLQGPTFLYKHPEYWPLDVVEPANKELLECVTVIDNTIETCTLPVPEPSRFSSWLRLLRTTSRVLTFVDNIIKAINKRKQIASTYNLNDDVMDRAERLLIKHSQALSFGKEIKLLQASMPLPTSSKLLTLSPYLDEHGVLRCGGRINAAPEITPDVKQPVILDGRSHITQLIVKHYHQRAFHGHQEMVVNELEQKYWIVRIRPTVKHVISKCMLCRIRRAQPRPPRMGDLPEGRLAHHQRPFTHTGVDLFGPMEVTIGRRREKRYGVLSTCLTVRAIHVELVGSLTTDDVIMALRRMAARRGWPRHLYSDNGTNLRGADKELKKCVSELDEKLLADGVQSYSMTTTWTFSPPASPHWGGAWERLIRCVKNALKVVLKERAPRDTVLQTLMTEVEVMVNSRPLTHVSVEPNTDETLTPNHFLLGSSSNLPTMGTFDESDTFLRKQWRIAQQLADSFWRRWVKEVLPDMRPRKKWQQEQRPLQVGDLVFNCRSRIPTKRFGHAA from the coding sequence ATGTACATTGCCAATAGATTGGGAGAAATTGACGAGTTAACTCGAATACATGAATGGCGCTATGTACCGACTAAGCTAAACATAGCAGATATAGCCACACGAGAAAACTACGATTGCTCGGTGTTACAAGATGAGTGGCTACAGGGACCTACCTTCTTGTATAAGCATCCGGAATATTGGCCGCTAGATGTCGTTGAACCTGCGAACAAAGAGTTATTAGAATGTGTAACAGTAATTGATAACACCATAGAAACCTGTACCTTACCTGTACCTGAACCTTCACGCTTCTCTTCATGGCTACGCTTGCTACGAACAACAAGTCGAGTACTTACCTTTGTTGATAACATTATCAAGGCCATCAATAAGAGAAAACAGATAGCTTCTACCTATAATCTGAATGACGACGTGATGGACAGGGCTGAACGCTTGCTAATAAAGCACTCACAAGCTTTATCATTTGGAAAAGAGATTAAGCTACTTCAAGCGTCTATGCCACTACCTacttcgagtaagctacttACGTTATCTCCGTACCTAGATGAGCACGGAGTCCTGCGATGCGGAGGCCGCATCAACGCTGCTCCTGAAATAACTCCAGATGTTAAACAACCTGTTATACTAGATGGTCGCAGTCACATTACTCAGCTGATTGTGAAGCATTATCACCAAAGAGCTTTCCACGGCCACCAGGAGATGGTGGTTAATGAGCTGGAACAGAAATACTGGATTGTACGTATTAGACCTACTGTTAAACATGTTATTTCAAAATGCATGCTGTGCAGAATCAGGCGTGCACAGCCTCGACCTCCTCGAATGGGAGACTTACCTGAGGGACGATTGGCGCATCATCAGCGTCCCTTTACCCACACTGGAGTGGACCTGTTCGGACCTATGGAAGTGACCATAGGGCGCCGCCGAGAAAAAAGGTACGGCGTGTTGTCTACCTGTCTCACTGTGAGGGCTATACATGTTGAGCTCGTAGGAAGCCTTACTACCGATGACGTCATAATGGCTCTCCGACGAATGGCAGCCAGACGCGGGTGGCCGCGACACCTTTACTCGGATAATGGTACTAATCTGAGAGGCGCCGACAAGGAGTTGAAGAAGTGTGTCTCCGAATTGGATGAGAAACTCTTAGCTGACGGAGTACAGAGTTACAGCATGACCACTACATGGACATTTTCCCCCCCTGCCAGCCCACATTGGGGTGGGGCATGGGAGCGACTCATTCGCTGCGTGAAAAACGCACTGAAAGTCGTGCTGAAAGAGCGAGCACCTCGAGACACTGTTCTACAAACTCTCATGACAGAGGTTGAAGTGATGGTAAATAGTCGGCCCCTCACCCATGTGAGCGTTGAGCCGAACACTGACGAGACATTAACACCCAATCATTTCCTCCTTGGCTCATCCTCAAACCTACCGACTATGGGCACTTTTGATGAGTCAGATACATTCTTGCGCAAACAGTGGAGGATTGCTCAGCAGCTGGCTGACTCATTCTGGCGACGGTGGGTGAAGGAGGTGCTGCCGGACATGCGTCCGCGAAAGAAGTGGCAGCAGGAGCAGAGGCCCTTACAAGTGGGTGACCTCGTTTTTAATTGTCGATCCCGCATCCCCACGAAACGTTTTGGCCACGCGGCATAA